A region of Chloroflexaceae bacterium DNA encodes the following proteins:
- a CDS encoding thiamine pyrophosphate-dependent dehydrogenase E1 component subunit alpha produces the protein MEISRDRLIWAYERMRLIREFEDRLHTDFAAGKIPGFVHLYAGEEAVAVGLCAHLRDDDFITSTHRGHGHCIAKGVDLRAMMAEISGKATGACKGKGGSMHIADVDRGMLGANGIVGGGPPLACGAGLTARLKGTDQVTVCFFGDGASNQGTTFEGLNLAGIWKLPVVFVCENNGYAETTSPRYSVSGQDIAARARGFGMPSIAIDGLDFFAVYEAAGEAIARARRGEGPTFIEAQTYRYYGHFEGDSIRYRTREEEEHYRSLDCLYRFRQTVISQGLLTEAELDEIDVRARAAIEDAVRFAAESPMPDPAELLTDVYVEYPMAALWPFQEAAVPVHR, from the coding sequence ATGGAGATCAGTCGGGACAGGCTCATTTGGGCGTATGAGCGCATGCGGCTCATTCGTGAGTTCGAGGATCGGCTCCACACCGATTTTGCTGCCGGTAAGATCCCTGGCTTCGTTCACCTCTACGCTGGCGAAGAGGCGGTCGCGGTTGGCCTCTGCGCGCATCTGCGCGATGATGATTTCATCACCAGCACCCACCGCGGCCATGGTCACTGTATTGCCAAAGGCGTCGATCTGCGCGCGATGATGGCCGAGATCTCCGGCAAGGCGACCGGCGCCTGCAAAGGCAAGGGCGGCTCGATGCACATCGCCGATGTTGACAGGGGCATGCTCGGTGCGAACGGGATCGTCGGCGGCGGCCCGCCGCTGGCGTGCGGCGCTGGCCTGACCGCCAGGCTCAAAGGCACCGATCAGGTGACGGTCTGCTTCTTCGGTGATGGCGCCTCGAATCAGGGCACAACCTTCGAGGGTCTCAATCTGGCCGGCATCTGGAAGCTACCGGTGGTCTTTGTGTGCGAAAATAACGGTTACGCCGAGACCACATCGCCCCGCTATTCGGTCTCTGGCCAGGACATCGCCGCCCGCGCGCGTGGTTTTGGCATGCCGAGCATTGCCATTGACGGCCTCGATTTCTTTGCCGTCTACGAAGCGGCCGGCGAGGCGATTGCTCGCGCGCGTCGCGGCGAGGGGCCGACCTTCATCGAGGCGCAGACGTATCGCTACTACGGCCACTTTGAGGGCGACTCGATCCGCTATCGCACTCGCGAAGAGGAAGAGCATTATCGCTCGCTCGATTGTCTCTACCGCTTCCGCCAGACCGTTATTTCCCAGGGTTTGCTAACTGAGGCTGAGCTTGATGAGATTGACGTCCGCGCTCGCGCCGCGATCGAAGATGCGGTGCGGTTCGCCGCCGAAAGCCCGATGCCCGATCCGGCTGAGCTGCTCACCGATGTCTATGTCGAGTATCCGATGGCGGCGCTCTGGCCATTCCAGGAGGCGGCAGTTCCGGTGCATCGCTAG
- a CDS encoding alpha-ketoacid dehydrogenase subunit beta, which yields MTAMVEEAVRTLSYREAINEALRLEMRRDPTVILMGEDVTGASHSEDESHLDAWGGVLGVTKGLVHEFGRQRVRDTPITESGFVGAGVGAAATGLRPVVELMFIGFMGVCLDQIVNQAAKMRYMFGGKARIPLVIRTMIGAGFRAAAQHSDSIYSTFVHFPGLKVVAPATPADAKGLLAAAIRDDDPVIFCEHKLLYDMKGPVPEGEYVIPLGQAEIKREGGDVTIVAISRMVLHALEAAERLAQQGISAEVVDLRTLSPLDETTVLESIRKTGRLVVVDEDNPRCSVAGDIATLAATQALEFLNAPVKLVTPPHTPVPFSPTLEDAYVPSPERIVAAARATLG from the coding sequence ATGACGGCAATGGTTGAAGAGGCGGTACGCACCTTGAGCTATCGCGAGGCGATTAACGAGGCGTTGCGCCTTGAGATGCGGCGCGACCCAACCGTAATCCTGATGGGTGAGGATGTGACCGGCGCGTCACACAGTGAAGATGAGAGCCATCTCGATGCGTGGGGCGGCGTGTTGGGTGTGACCAAGGGGTTGGTGCATGAATTTGGCCGCCAGCGCGTGCGCGATACGCCGATCACCGAGTCGGGTTTTGTCGGCGCCGGTGTCGGTGCGGCGGCAACCGGCCTGCGTCCGGTGGTCGAGCTGATGTTCATCGGTTTTATGGGCGTTTGCCTCGATCAGATCGTCAATCAGGCCGCCAAGATGCGCTATATGTTTGGCGGCAAGGCCCGCATTCCGCTGGTGATCCGCACCATGATCGGCGCCGGTTTCCGCGCCGCCGCCCAGCACTCCGATTCGATCTACTCGACCTTCGTTCATTTCCCCGGCCTCAAGGTGGTAGCGCCGGCGACGCCTGCCGATGCCAAAGGCTTGCTGGCGGCGGCCATCCGCGACGACGATCCGGTGATCTTCTGCGAGCACAAGCTGCTCTACGATATGAAGGGGCCGGTGCCCGAAGGCGAGTATGTAATTCCGCTCGGCCAGGCCGAAATCAAGCGTGAGGGCGGCGATGTGACGATCGTGGCGATTTCGCGCATGGTGTTGCACGCGCTCGAAGCCGCTGAACGGCTGGCTCAGCAAGGGATCAGCGCCGAGGTGGTTGATCTGCGCACGCTCTCGCCGCTTGACGAGACGACCGTGCTCGAGTCGATTCGCAAGACTGGCCGCCTGGTGGTGGTTGATGAGGATAACCCGCGTTGTAGTGTGGCTGGCGATATTGCCACGCTGGCGGCGACGCAGGCCCTCGAATTCCTCAATGCTCCCGTCAAGCTGGTGACGCCGCCCCATACCCCGGTACCGTTTAGCCCGACGCTCGAAGACGCCTACGTGCCCTCGCCGGAACGCATAGTCGCGGCCGCACGGGCGACGCTTGGCTAA
- a CDS encoding alpha/beta fold hydrolase: protein MPTEVVMPKWGLSMQEGKINLWLKREGEAVQKGEPIAEVETEKITNVVEAPASGTLARLCYPEGSVVAVTEVIAYITAPGESLADVTTNGATETVTTTPALPAAAAPKPASPLPAAPAGGVRAMPAARKLAQEHGIDLNTLTGSGPGGAIVKEDVERAIAARATLAQPLQRVQFYSAGYRLDGLLYTPRSLPAGERRPGVVLLVGYTYLKTMVMPDIAKVLNAAGYIALVFDYRGFGESEGPRGRLLPLEQVADARAALTFLNEQPTVDPDRLAVVGISLGGAHAITTAAIDERVKAVVALEPPGNGARWLRSLRRQWEWTQFLARLDEDRRQRVRTGISATVDPLEIVLPDPDSRAFLDQVCAEFPQMKVMVPLESAEALIEYAPEEVADQITPRPLLIIHGDRDQLVPLAEAQAIAACAGDSCRLEVVPGMTHFNWVLPGSPGFTRVTDSIVAFLRAALPVAP from the coding sequence ATGCCTACCGAGGTGGTTATGCCCAAGTGGGGCTTGAGTATGCAAGAGGGCAAGATCAACCTCTGGCTCAAGCGCGAGGGCGAAGCGGTACAGAAGGGCGAACCGATTGCCGAGGTCGAGACCGAGAAGATTACGAATGTGGTGGAAGCGCCGGCCAGCGGCACGCTGGCCCGGCTCTGCTACCCTGAAGGTAGTGTGGTGGCGGTGACGGAGGTGATTGCCTACATCACCGCCCCCGGCGAGAGTCTGGCCGATGTAACCACGAACGGCGCGACCGAGACGGTGACAACCACTCCCGCGCTGCCGGCAGCGGCGGCGCCGAAGCCGGCTTCACCGCTGCCGGCAGCTCCTGCTGGCGGTGTGCGGGCTATGCCGGCGGCGCGCAAGCTGGCCCAGGAGCATGGGATTGATCTGAACACGCTCACCGGCAGCGGTCCCGGCGGCGCAATTGTCAAGGAGGATGTGGAGCGCGCCATCGCTGCCCGCGCCACGCTGGCGCAGCCGTTGCAGCGAGTGCAGTTCTACAGCGCCGGTTACCGGCTCGATGGCTTGCTCTACACGCCGCGCAGCTTGCCGGCGGGCGAACGGCGGCCCGGCGTGGTCTTGCTGGTCGGGTACACCTATCTCAAGACGATGGTGATGCCCGATATTGCCAAGGTCTTGAACGCCGCCGGCTATATAGCGCTGGTCTTCGACTATCGCGGGTTTGGCGAGAGCGAAGGGCCGCGGGGTCGTCTGTTGCCGCTCGAACAGGTGGCCGATGCGCGGGCTGCCCTCACTTTCCTTAACGAGCAGCCCACGGTCGATCCCGATCGATTGGCCGTGGTTGGGATCAGCCTTGGCGGCGCACACGCCATCACCACTGCCGCGATCGATGAGCGGGTCAAAGCGGTGGTGGCGCTCGAACCGCCGGGCAATGGCGCACGCTGGTTGCGCAGTCTGCGCCGCCAGTGGGAATGGACGCAGTTCCTTGCCCGGTTGGACGAAGACCGCCGCCAACGGGTGCGCACCGGCATCTCGGCAACGGTCGATCCGTTAGAGATTGTGCTACCCGATCCTGATTCGCGGGCGTTTCTCGATCAGGTCTGCGCCGAATTCCCGCAGATGAAGGTCATGGTGCCGCTAGAGAGCGCCGAGGCGCTGATCGAGTATGCGCCCGAAGAGGTGGCTGATCAGATCACGCCGCGCCCGCTGTTGATCATCCACGGCGACCGCGATCAGTTGGTGCCATTGGCGGAAGCACAGGCGATTGCCGCCTGCGCCGGTGACTCGTGCCGGCTGGAGGTAGTGCCCGGGATGACCCATTTCAACTGGGTGCTGCCGGGCAGCCCCGGTTTTACCCGCGTGACTGATAGTATCGTCGCGTTTTTGCGCGCAGCGTTGCCGGTCGCACCGTGA
- a CDS encoding NAD(+)/NADH kinase: protein MIIAGIIANPASGKDIRRLVAHGSVFDNEEKVSIVKRVLLGLEAVGVQRVWIMPDRFGIGLKALDNLPLQIEATLLDMLAWFNPDDSRRAAQLLAERGAGCIVTLGGDGTNRLVAKGCGEVPLMPISTGTNNVFPMMIEATTAGLAAGLVALGRAEAAVMRAPRIDVYRQRADQDEYNLPAGAPPDDIALVDVAVYDERFVAARAIWDSARISDLLLTRAEPGNIGLSSIGANFLAGNYPPGHGLYLHLAATGQPVCAPVAPGLMQTVHVAAHRVLAPGDVVQVCRDQPAVLALDGERELELRAGDCALLRLNPHGPRVIDPRRAIAVAAADGFFTAGRV from the coding sequence ATGATCATAGCCGGCATCATTGCTAATCCAGCCTCAGGTAAAGACATCCGGCGGCTGGTGGCTCACGGGTCGGTCTTCGATAACGAAGAGAAGGTCAGTATCGTCAAACGGGTGTTGCTGGGGTTAGAAGCGGTCGGCGTGCAGCGCGTCTGGATCATGCCCGACCGCTTCGGCATCGGTCTCAAGGCGCTCGACAACCTGCCCTTGCAGATCGAAGCGACGTTGCTCGATATGCTGGCGTGGTTCAACCCCGACGACTCACGGCGGGCGGCGCAGCTTTTGGCCGAGCGCGGCGCTGGTTGCATCGTGACGCTTGGAGGCGACGGCACCAACCGGCTGGTGGCCAAGGGGTGCGGCGAGGTGCCGTTGATGCCGATCTCGACCGGCACCAACAACGTCTTTCCGATGATGATTGAAGCGACCACCGCCGGCCTCGCTGCCGGGCTGGTAGCGCTCGGGCGTGCCGAAGCAGCGGTGATGCGCGCGCCGCGGATCGATGTCTATCGCCAGCGCGCCGATCAGGACGAGTATAACCTGCCTGCTGGCGCGCCGCCTGACGACATTGCCCTGGTCGATGTGGCCGTCTACGACGAGCGATTTGTCGCTGCGCGTGCGATCTGGGATAGCGCGCGCATCAGCGATCTGTTGCTCACCCGCGCCGAGCCGGGCAATATCGGGTTGTCGTCGATCGGGGCCAATTTTCTGGCTGGCAACTATCCGCCGGGCCACGGGCTTTACCTGCATCTAGCCGCAACCGGCCAACCGGTGTGCGCGCCGGTCGCGCCAGGGCTGATGCAGACGGTGCATGTCGCTGCGCATCGGGTGTTGGCGCCCGGCGACGTGGTGCAGGTGTGCCGCGATCAGCCGGCAGTGCTGGCGCTTGATGGCGAACGCGAATTGGAATTGCGTGCTGGCGATTGCGCGTTGTTGCGCCTGAACCCCCACGGCCCGCGGGTGATTGATCCGCGGCGGGCGATTGCGGTGGCGGCGGCGGACGGATTTTTCACAGCGGGGCGGGTCTGA
- a CDS encoding alpha-amylase family glycosyl hydrolase — MRTTFRWWQTGTVYQIYPWSFQDSNDDGIGDLPGIAARLDYLEWLGIDAIWISPIFPSPMADFGYDVADYTGIDPRFGTMEDFDRLLAATHARGMKLLLDLVPNHTSDEHPWFRQSRSARDNPYRDWYIWRDPAPDGGPPNNWLSHFGGPAWTFDPATGQYYLHLFDPRQPDLNWRNPAVRQAIYEVMRFWFRKGVDGFRVDVIWMLIKHPDLPDNPPNPDWTPAHPPYHRLLRLYDQHQPEVHGVIREMRAVADEFEDRVLIGEIYKPVEDLVAYYGANLDEVHLPFNFNLITLPEWSAAAVRDLVERYERALPPGAWPNWVLGNHDRSRVASRLGAAHARIAQMLLLTLRGTPTLYYGDEIGMEDVPIPPERVVDPLGIRVPGYGRDPVRTPMQWDDSPGAGFTRGEPWLPLAADARQRNVAAQRADPRSMLALTRHLLALRRASSALHAGSYRTIETGNPDVFAYLRARGPEHLLIALNFADRPCQLDLRHIAAEGVVAACTAMDRTGHVPLAALDLRPHEGLVIDVLTL; from the coding sequence ATGCGTACAACCTTTCGCTGGTGGCAGACCGGCACAGTCTACCAGATCTATCCCTGGAGCTTCCAGGATAGTAACGACGACGGCATCGGCGATCTGCCCGGCATCGCCGCGCGGCTGGATTACCTGGAGTGGCTTGGAATTGACGCGATCTGGATCTCGCCGATCTTTCCCTCGCCCATGGCCGATTTCGGCTACGATGTCGCCGATTATACCGGCATTGACCCTCGCTTCGGGACTATGGAGGATTTCGACCGCCTCCTCGCCGCCACCCATGCCCGCGGCATGAAACTCCTGCTCGACCTGGTGCCCAATCACACCTCCGACGAGCATCCCTGGTTTCGCCAGTCGCGCAGCGCCCGCGACAACCCCTACCGCGACTGGTACATCTGGCGCGATCCCGCTCCCGACGGCGGCCCGCCCAACAACTGGCTCAGCCATTTCGGTGGCCCCGCCTGGACCTTCGATCCCGCTACCGGCCAGTACTATCTGCACCTCTTCGATCCCAGGCAGCCCGATCTTAACTGGCGCAATCCCGCCGTCCGCCAGGCAATCTATGAGGTCATGCGCTTCTGGTTTCGCAAAGGGGTGGATGGCTTTCGGGTTGATGTGATCTGGATGCTGATCAAGCATCCCGATCTGCCTGACAACCCCCCCAACCCCGACTGGACGCCCGCGCATCCACCCTATCACCGGCTGCTGCGCCTCTACGACCAGCATCAGCCCGAGGTCCACGGGGTGATCCGCGAGATGCGCGCCGTGGCCGATGAGTTTGAGGATCGGGTGCTGATCGGCGAAATCTACAAGCCTGTGGAGGACCTGGTGGCGTACTACGGCGCCAATCTGGATGAGGTGCACCTGCCGTTCAACTTCAACCTGATCACCCTGCCGGAGTGGAGCGCCGCCGCGGTGCGCGATCTGGTCGAACGCTATGAGCGCGCTCTGCCCCCAGGCGCCTGGCCCAACTGGGTGCTCGGCAACCACGACCGGTCGCGTGTCGCCTCACGCCTCGGCGCCGCGCACGCCCGCATCGCCCAGATGCTGCTGCTTACCCTGCGTGGCACGCCAACGCTCTACTACGGCGATGAGATCGGCATGGAAGATGTGCCCATTCCCCCCGAACGTGTGGTAGACCCGCTGGGCATCCGCGTGCCCGGCTATGGCCGCGACCCCGTGCGCACCCCGATGCAATGGGACGACAGCCCCGGCGCCGGCTTCACCCGCGGCGAACCCTGGCTGCCCCTCGCCGCCGACGCCAGGCAACGCAACGTGGCGGCGCAACGCGCCGACCCGCGCTCCATGCTGGCCCTGACGCGCCATCTCCTCGCCTTGCGCCGGGCTTCCTCCGCCTTACACGCCGGCAGTTATCGCACCATCGAGACCGGCAATCCCGACGTCTTTGCCTACCTGCGCGCGCGTGGCCCCGAGCACTTGCTGATAGCGCTTAACTTTGCCGATCGCCCCTGCCAGCTCGATCTACGGCACATTGCCGCCGAGGGCGTCGTCGCCGCCTGCACCGCCATGGATCGCACCGGCCATGTGCCCCTGGCGGCCCTCGACCTGCGCCCGCACGAGGGTCTGGTAATTGATGTGCTGACCCTATAA
- a CDS encoding YcxB family protein, whose product MVIESTVSRKEFLRHALSRYFRRPGFYLYAFVAATLTAYGFFAPDAPTILYLAAWLPLAVYAIVGWVIITRRSRDTSLPIYLPTRYEFDKRGVEMSSRQGRSSFAWDEFRAWRKAEGVYELTLRTGQLLIISQRALSPRQAAALEDLLKKHITPRPEPGVFDA is encoded by the coding sequence ATGGTTATCGAAAGCACCGTCTCTCGCAAGGAGTTTTTACGGCATGCCCTGAGCCGGTACTTCCGGCGCCCGGGATTTTACCTCTACGCCTTTGTTGCCGCCACACTCACGGCGTATGGCTTCTTCGCGCCCGACGCGCCGACGATCCTCTACCTGGCCGCCTGGTTGCCACTGGCGGTCTACGCCATCGTGGGATGGGTCATCATTACCCGGCGCAGCCGCGATACCAGTTTGCCGATCTACCTGCCAACGCGCTATGAGTTTGATAAGCGCGGCGTAGAGATGAGTTCGCGCCAGGGGCGCAGCAGCTTCGCCTGGGACGAGTTCCGCGCCTGGCGCAAGGCCGAGGGGGTATACGAGTTGACCCTCCGGACCGGCCAGTTGCTGATCATCTCCCAGCGCGCCCTCTCGCCCCGTCAGGCCGCCGCCCTGGAGGACTTGCTCAAGAAGCACATCACGCCACGCCCCGAGCCTGGCGTGTTCGATGCCTGA
- a CDS encoding pyridoxal-phosphate dependent enzyme yields the protein MTSLAINLEDVRDAAARLRGIANFTPVHTSRTLNELTGREIWLKCENFQRSGSFKFRGAYNAISRLPAERRARGVVAFSSGNHAQGAALAAKLFGIPAVICMPDDAPPVKVAATRGYGAEVAIFDRSTVDRDTFARAIAEERGMTVIPPYDHPHIIAGQGTVALELLAQAEGLDALVIPVGGGGLIGGCAVAARGLQPGIRIFGVETEGADDGRQSLERGERVTIPPPATIADGIRTTSPGELTFPIMQRHVERILVVSDEAVLEALRFILLRLKLVAEPTGAVGLAAVLGGLLPPECRRVGVVICGGNLEPSLLARL from the coding sequence ATGACCAGTCTGGCCATCAATCTCGAGGATGTGCGCGATGCGGCGGCACGGCTGCGGGGCATCGCCAATTTCACCCCGGTGCACACCAGCCGCACCCTGAACGAGCTGACCGGTCGCGAGATCTGGCTCAAGTGCGAGAACTTCCAGCGGAGCGGCTCGTTCAAGTTCCGGGGGGCCTACAATGCCATCAGCCGGCTGCCGGCGGAACGGCGGGCGCGCGGCGTGGTGGCCTTCAGCAGCGGCAACCACGCCCAGGGGGCGGCCCTGGCAGCGAAGTTGTTCGGCATCCCCGCTGTGATCTGTATGCCCGACGATGCTCCCCCGGTGAAGGTCGCAGCCACCAGGGGCTACGGGGCCGAAGTGGCGATCTTCGACCGTTCCACCGTGGACCGTGACACCTTCGCCCGGGCGATTGCCGAAGAACGGGGCATGACCGTCATTCCACCCTACGACCATCCCCATATCATCGCCGGACAGGGCACGGTGGCGCTGGAACTGCTGGCCCAGGCGGAGGGGCTTGACGCGCTGGTAATCCCGGTGGGCGGGGGCGGGCTGATCGGTGGATGCGCGGTAGCCGCCAGGGGCTTGCAGCCAGGAATCCGGATCTTCGGGGTGGAGACTGAAGGAGCCGACGATGGGCGGCAGTCGCTCGAGCGAGGCGAACGGGTGACCATTCCGCCACCCGCCACCATCGCCGACGGCATTCGCACCACCTCGCCCGGGGAACTCACCTTCCCCATCATGCAGCGGCATGTCGAACGCATTCTGGTGGTGAGCGACGAGGCGGTGCTTGAGGCGCTGCGCTTCATTCTTCTGCGCCTGAAGCTGGTGGCCGAGCCAACCGGCGCGGTCGGCCTCGCGGCGGTGCTGGGCGGGCTGCTGCCGCCGGAGTGCCGCCGGGTAGGGGTGGTGATCTGCGGCGGCAACCTTGAGCCCTCGCTGCTGGCGCGACTGTGA
- a CDS encoding ABC transporter permease translates to MIKEQIAMALDSLRANKFRSLLTMLGIIIGAGTLVAVLSLGNALQSSVFEQFVDLGTRRIAVEPGDPDAKGARDVPGYGLLSVQDYRVLSDLAASRPDLFRVAVPEVAVNTQVRAGTVAVQTLLVGTTEAYPQVQTVPMLAGRFLTAADEADGARVGVLGYLVARDLFGAEPEALRAAVGRTVEINGQPLTIVGVIDENGGPFSTDGRVFAPVSTVRLRLVGDLDLPGRGLRMSSVLLGITSEKVVAPAEEAIVATLRATRNVPEGAINDFEVRTPTQALNVLRGINGAITGFIAVVAGISLVVGGIGIMNIMLVAVTERTREIGVRKALGASDGDVLGQFVLEALALSLVGSLIGIAGAIGIVLLIGAATGIGAPISWSAVAIALAFASLIGIGFGFYPARRAAMLQPIEALRYE, encoded by the coding sequence ATGATCAAAGAACAGATCGCTATGGCCCTCGACAGCCTCAGGGCCAACAAGTTTCGCTCGCTGCTCACCATGCTCGGCATCATCATCGGGGCCGGCACCCTGGTGGCCGTACTCTCCCTGGGCAACGCCCTCCAGAGCAGCGTCTTCGAGCAATTCGTGGACCTGGGCACCCGGCGCATCGCTGTGGAGCCGGGCGACCCTGACGCCAAAGGCGCCCGCGACGTGCCCGGCTACGGCCTGCTCTCGGTGCAGGACTACCGGGTGCTGTCGGATCTGGCCGCTTCGCGGCCCGATCTCTTCCGCGTGGCCGTCCCCGAAGTGGCGGTGAATACCCAGGTGCGCGCCGGAACCGTGGCCGTCCAGACGCTGCTGGTCGGCACCACCGAGGCCTACCCGCAGGTTCAGACAGTGCCGATGCTGGCCGGGCGCTTCCTCACCGCCGCCGACGAAGCCGATGGCGCCCGCGTGGGGGTGCTGGGCTACCTGGTGGCCCGCGACCTGTTCGGCGCCGAGCCGGAGGCGCTGCGGGCCGCCGTTGGCCGCACGGTGGAGATCAATGGCCAGCCGCTGACGATCGTCGGCGTGATTGACGAGAATGGCGGCCCCTTCTCCACCGACGGGCGGGTGTTCGCTCCGGTGAGCACAGTACGCCTGCGCCTGGTTGGCGATCTGGATCTGCCGGGGCGCGGGCTGCGCATGAGCAGCGTGTTGCTGGGCATTACCAGCGAGAAGGTGGTCGCCCCGGCCGAGGAGGCGATCGTCGCTACGCTGCGAGCCACCCGCAACGTACCCGAAGGGGCGATCAACGATTTCGAGGTGCGCACGCCCACCCAGGCGCTCAACGTGCTGCGGGGCATCAACGGGGCCATTACCGGGTTCATCGCCGTCGTAGCGGGCATCAGCCTGGTCGTGGGCGGCATCGGGATCATGAACATCATGCTGGTGGCGGTAACCGAGCGCACCCGCGAGATTGGCGTTCGCAAGGCTCTCGGCGCCTCCGACGGCGACGTGCTCGGCCAGTTCGTGCTCGAGGCCCTGGCCCTCAGCCTGGTCGGCAGCCTGATCGGCATCGCCGGGGCCATCGGCATCGTCCTGCTGATCGGCGCGGCGACAGGAATCGGCGCGCCGATCTCCTGGAGCGCCGTGGCCATCGCCCTGGCCTTCGCCTCGCTGATCGGCATTGGCTTCGGCTTCTACCCCGCTCGCCGCGCCGCGATGCTGCAACCCATCGAGGCCCTGCGGTATGAGTAA
- a CDS encoding ABC transporter ATP-binding protein, whose amino-acid sequence MVQIENIVKEFPTGDGVFRALDNVSLQVDQGEMIAIMGPSGSGKSTLMTLIGLLDTPTSGRYLLDGEDVSGLTRLEQARVRNRKLGFVFQNFNLLPRLTALQNVELPLVYGRVDGRRRRELARAALEAVGLGARADNLPNTLSGGQKQRVAIARALVHNPAIILADEPTGALDTRTGAEIMALFRELNREQGRTIIIVTHDPEIGRHMDRVIGLRDGRLAENILSEYYGVEVFERIEREHGLEPVPVPVRRRDAVQE is encoded by the coding sequence ATCGTTCAGATCGAAAACATCGTCAAAGAGTTTCCTACCGGCGACGGCGTCTTCCGCGCCCTCGACAATGTTTCGTTGCAGGTTGACCAGGGCGAAATGATTGCCATTATGGGGCCGTCAGGCTCTGGCAAAAGCACCTTGATGACGTTGATCGGCCTGCTCGACACGCCTACCAGCGGGCGCTACCTGCTTGACGGCGAGGACGTGAGCGGCCTTACCCGCCTGGAACAGGCCCGGGTGCGGAACCGCAAGCTCGGCTTCGTCTTCCAGAACTTCAACCTGCTGCCCCGCCTCACCGCGCTGCAAAACGTGGAACTGCCCCTGGTCTACGGGCGCGTGGACGGGCGGCGGCGGCGCGAACTGGCCCGCGCGGCCCTGGAGGCGGTGGGCCTCGGCGCCAGGGCCGACAATCTGCCCAACACCCTTTCGGGCGGCCAGAAGCAGCGCGTCGCTATCGCCCGCGCCCTCGTCCACAACCCGGCGATCATCCTGGCCGACGAACCTACCGGCGCCCTCGACACCCGCACCGGAGCCGAGATTATGGCCCTCTTCCGCGAGTTGAACCGCGAACAGGGCCGGACGATCATCATAGTGACCCACGACCCGGAGATCGGCCGGCACATGGACCGGGTGATCGGCCTGCGCGACGGGCGCCTGGCCGAGAACATTCTGAGCGAATACTACGGCGTCGAGGTGTTCGAGCGCATCGAGCGCGAGCACGGTCTTGAGCCGGTGCCCGTTCCTGTGCGCCGCCGCGATGCCGTTCAGGAGTAG